The sequence agtctggcatagaaaaggaagaacaatctggcaaggtgtgtgtgaggcaggagactatatagggatttgattagtgatcaaagacagatgtgtgaacaggtgaaggaagtcagactgacgaggtgggagtgactgaaccacagagtgaggagctgaactgtgacaacaggtttgtgaacaggtgaagagagttagactgacatcggggagtgaggagggtgtggagcctGGGGCAGTTTGAGCCTCACCACTGCAGGATTGATGACCTTCAGGATCTCGAACGGTCCAATGAACCTGGGTCCCAACTTCTTACATTCTACCCGCAAGGGAAGGTCTCGGGTCGAAAGCCATACCCTCTGGCCAGCCTGGTAACTGGGGGCTTCAGAGCGGCGCCGGTTGGCTGAGCGAAGAAGCGCAGCTCTGACCTCAGCCCAGGTACGGCGGCAGCGGCGGACAAAAGCCTGGACCGAGGGGCAGGAAACCTCCTTCTCCAGGGCAGGAAACAGTGGAGGCTGGAACCCGTAGGCAGACTGGAACGGGGACATCCCAGTGGCAGAGCTGGTCAGGGAGTTGTGGGCATACTCCACCCACAAGAGTTGCTGGGACCAAGATGCCGGATGCTCGGAGACCAAGCACCTTAGAGCCGTCTCCATCTCCTGGTTCTTGCGCTCCGTCTGGCCGTTAGACTGTGGGTGGAATCCCGATAACAGGCTTGCAGTGGCCACGATAAGCGTGCAGAACTCCCTCCAGAAGACTGACGTAAACTGAGGTCCCCGGTCAGAGACCACGTCCGTGGGAAAACCATGAAGCCGGAAGACATGCAGCAGGACCAGCTCAGCAGTCTCCTTGGCCGAGGGGAGCTTGGGCAAGGGCACGAAGTGAGCCATCTTACTGAAGCGATCTACCACTGTCAGGATGGTGGTATGTTTATTGGACAGCGGGAGACCGGTAACAAAGTCCAAGGAGATGTGCGACCAGGGCTGATGGGGCACAGACAGAGGTTGCAGAAGACCCGCAGGAGCCTGGTGAGATGGTTTATGCTGGTTGCAGACAGGGCAGGCGTTGACGAACTCCTGGGTGTCTCTCTCCAGAGTAGACCACCAGAATCTCTGCAGCAAGACATCCCTCGTACGTTGGCTCCCGGGGTGGCAGGTGAGTCTGGAGTTATGGGGCCACTGGAGGACATCAGACCTCAAGGTCTGAGGGACAAACAGGCGATCAGGAGGACAGGAGCTAGGACCGGCCTGGTCCTCCAGGGCGGCCTTgactctctcctctatctcccaGGTGATCGAGGCAACCAAGACGGGGGCAGGAAGGATAGTATCCTTGCAAGGGGTGGAATCCCCCTTGTCCCCAAACTGGCGGGACAGGGCGTCAGGCTTGACGTTGCGGGTACCGGGCCTGTAACAGAGAGAAAAGTTGAATCGGGTGAAAAACAGAGACCATCTGGCTTGCCGAGAGTTCAGTCTCTTGGCGGACTGAATGTACTCCAGGTTCTTGTGGTCAGTCCAACACAAAAAGGGCAGACTGGTCCCCTCCAGCCAGTGGCGCCACTCCTCGAGGGCCAGCTTCACAGCAAGCAGCTCCCGGTTACCCACATCATAGTTTCTTTCAGCAGGTGCGAGCCGCTGAGAAAAGAAGGCACAGGGATGGAGCTTCTGGTCACAAGCAGCCCGCTGAGATAGGATGGCCCCCACCCCCACATCGGAGGCATCCACCTCCACAACAAACTGTCTCTCTGGGTCAGGAACTTGGAGGATGGGGGCAGAAGTAAACCCGGCCTTAAGTTTCTGGAAGGCCTCCTCAGCCGAGGATGACCACTGGAAACTGCACCTTGGATGAGGTCAGGGCTGTGAGTGGGGCTGCTACGGTGCTATAGCCACGGATAAACCTCCTGTAGAAGTTCGCGAATCGCAGGAATCGTTGCAGCTGTTTACGTGAGTCAGGAATGGGCCAGGACGTAACAGCTAACACCTTGGCAGGATCCATCCCCACGATGTACCCCAGGAAGGAGACTGAAGAGACGTGGAattcgcacttctctgccttaacGAACAGGGCATTCTTCAGGAGGCGTTGGAGGACTGCTTGAACATGGTGAACGTGCTCCTCTCGGGACTTAGAGAAAATAAGAATGTTATCTAGGTAGACAAACACCTGCTTATTCAACATGTCTCTTAGCACATCATTCACTAGGGCCTGGAAAACGGCCGGGGCATTGGTGAGACCAAAGGGCATAACCAGGTTTTCGTAATGTCCGGTGGGGGTGTTGAAAGCTGTCTCATCACCCTCTCGGATCCGGACCAGGTGATAGGCGTTACGCAGGTTTAGCTTGGTGAATATGGTAGCCCCTCACAGCAACTCGAAGGCAGAAGAGATGAGTGGAAGTGGGTAGCGGTTTTTAATGGTAATGTCGTTGAGGCCCCTGTAGTCAATGCAAGGCCTCAGTGACTTGTCCTTCTTTCCTACGAAGAAGAACCCCGCACctgcaggagaagaggagggacggaTGATCCCAGTAGCCAGAGAGGAATTAATGTAAGCCTCCATGGCCTCCCTCTCAGGAGCAGATAAGGAATACAGGCCACCCCTGGGTGGAGTGGTACCCGGTTGCAGGTTAATGGCGCAGTCGTAGGGTCGATGTGGAGGCAGAGATGAGGCCTTGACCTTACTGAATACCTCCCGATAGTCATGGTATTCAGTAAGCACCCCCGACAGGTCCAAAGCCGAGCTGGGGCCGGCTGACTGCTGAGGTGCAGCACCCTGTTTCAGGCAAATCAGGTGACAGGATAAACTCCAACCCAGGATGGCTCCTGTGGCCCAGTCAATGTGGGGGTTATGGCGGCGGAGGCAGGGGTACCCCAGAATTAATGGATGCTGTGGTGACCGCAGGATAAGAAACCAGATGGTCTCATGGTGGTTACCAGACAGGAGCATCCGGACTGGCATGGTCTGGTGAGTCACTGTCCCCAGTAGGTGGCCATCCAGGGCGTTGGCAGGAACAGGGCATGGCAGAAGTACCCGCTCGATACCCAGCTGGCGAGCTAGGTTCTCGTCAAGGAAGTTGTCGTCAGCGCCGGAGTCAATGAGCATGGACAGGGTATGGGATGCGTCTGCGAGCACTGTCCTTTATACCTTTCCAACAAGCAGGTGATTTTATGTAATTAAGCAGTCAATAACAATgatctattttctattttcaacaactgacaaaaactaaaaatcacacttttttgGAATCTGTTTGGCTCACTGACTCCAACGAAACAATCAACTCAAAGTAGGATTGCACTGTTGCTAAAATACAGAACTGATTTAAGAATCAACGTTAGCTAACTTTGCCCGCCATCCATGGAGGTTGTATTTGAAAACGTTACTTCAACCAAGAAAAGCCAATTTAAAATCTGTGAAGTTATTAAAAAAAGCTCTATGCAGGTTTTTATGCTTGGTTTTTGACACACAAGATGTGATATGAAACACCTTTGCCATTTCACTCATATGATTGATCAGCTTTTTTCTGATGTTGGCATCTTCTCAGATATGCCCTTAACATGTAAGTGCTTGTCTTCGAATCCAGGCAGCATGGAACATGGCCAATACTAGCTTATGTAAAAGAgcaagtgagagtgtgctcaactgtgtgcgcggatgtgtcggcgtgtacgtgctgatctggagtcagtttggtaggatttgggtataaataaattatttcattttaaatatggatttttatttaaagatattcatgtcatttgcatgcaaaataggtctacccgaaccagcggacaaaaaattcaacccgcggcaacacttcaaaagtagcccaattccgcgggaaaaccgcagacctggcaacactggcctTGGACTCAGATCTTGTAATGGTTTTAACAAATGACCAATGGGCAGGTGGGTGTTGTTTTCTACAACAGCATTCGAGAAAagcgagacaacaaacggcaaagatacgtcaaaaacaaacataatcggcgaagaaaaacatttcagtcaaacgtatTTGAAAAGTATGTTTTAATTCTGAGGGAACGTCATTTTCTTGATACAGGGTTGCACCAATACAGCATGTCGCAATTTTTCAATGGAAGGCAATTTTCGGTCTGAACTCCCACTTACAGTAAAGTGGTAGATTAACGGTCTGACTTTTGGCTTGTTTTCACACCGTCTGACCATCTTGTATTTCTTCCCCAATTGGACTTCATTGTACACCTTTCCAATACATTTTGTGTGCACAATGTTCTCATAATCGACAGAAGAGATCATGACAAGTTCATTCTTGACCTTGGAAACACTTACTAGCTTCAAAGCTCTGTAAAATGCAAGTTAGTGCCCATGAGTTTTGACAATAGATACAGTACAATGCTCACAATCATGAAAACAAAGCCCACTTTGTAATGAATTGGAATTTTTTCTTTCACTCATAAACAACTGTGCCTGCGTTTTAGGTCTTGGAAACAGAATGAATGTGATGAATGTCATGCTGTTCCTTTTGTTTTCACCAACTGTTCAAACAGCAAGCAGATGATCTCTTTCATTACACCTGGCGAACTTGATCTCTCGGGAAGTACCTCTGGTTCATGAATGCTGATGATTTACACCCCCCGAGAGAAAGAAAATGCTAATTTTCTTTTAACGTCAAAATGTAATTTGTGGCAAGTTGCTTGATTCATATCAAACATCtggaaagcaaagtgtgtgtgtgtgtgtgtgtgtgtgtgtgtgtgtgtgtgtgtgtgtgtgtgtgtgtgtgtgtgtgtgtgtgtgtgtgtgtgtgtgtgtgtgtgtgtgtgtgtgtgcctggctgGTTTTGCTCCTGCTGACAGAGTAATGGATCTGTTCATTGTTGCATGTGgactgtgtgtgatgtatgAGATTCATTTGAAATTCTCTGTCTTAAATTAGGCACTCACATGTCTCCATATCGGAGAATATAGATTTGAATGTGAAGACTTTGTAGGAAAAATTATAAAAGGTTTGCGGTCATCATTGCTGTGAAATGGTCTTGATCGTCGTCTTATGTGAAACCCAAATCATGCACAATGAATGTGTATTCCTGGTCTTATACATAAAGTTTGATGTGATTTTAATTTGGTGTAAATCTAGTATGagattttttttatcaaatctgaaaaaaaaatctgaaaagtGTGTCTAACAGAAatgtacatgtatgtattattatatacaattatttgtttttttaattggatGTGCAAACAAACACTACTTACACTAAATGAAATAATGACACATTTCCATCTAAGTCCATTATGCAATTCACTTTATTGCCAAGTTGATTTTAAGTAtactaacaaacaaaacaaacatgacaTTTTTCACATTGgcttttaacaaaataaaagccttatCGACATGATTTTATGAAGACACCATAATTAGATGAAATTATAAAAACCCACAATAGAAATGTACACAAAGAATTCattataaaacattttgacatgcaataaatacattcatttCTCTAAGCAAAGTAAGATCAATATTGACAATGAAATGCAGAAAATGCAAAAATACTGTTTGGTTAAATGTATtgcttttaattgttttcatgGTATAAACTCTTGTAAAACCACAAAATGAAACACTGGACATTATTGATGTTTCATGGACGTTTGCTTCATGCCTGCTGAAATAATATCCTGTCTTCCACTGAAAAATATAATTTCCATTTAAAATAAGACAGGCCCTGTCATGTATTTTGTTTTCTCCATTCATCCCGATGCTACTGCGTGGCAGTCTGTGTTAATACTGAACTTTTTTATGAACCACAACTAGTCGTACAACCGCCTCAATACGTCACACTGATCTCCATTAGATCATAACACATCATTCCTACACATCGCCATTTCCCAACACCAGCAtatatcttgtgtgtgtgtgtgcgtgcgtgtgtgtgtgtgtgtgtgtgtgtgtgtgtgtgtgtgtgtgtgtgtgtgtgtgcgaggccCCTGAGGCTGTGTAACATTTTGGCGCAGGttttagtgtgtgttagtggaaGCTGTCAGTGGAATCACCTTTTCTTTAATAATGGCTTTTTCTATAAGAAGCGACAGTCCAAACGGAGCAGGGAAACCTAATTAAATCTGATCTAATATGGACTGGAGCAGCAGTCTGCcatccagctgtgtgtgtccacgtgagcatgtgtgtgcgcgtgcgtgtgtgtgtgtgtgtgtgtttgtgtgtgtgtctgtgtttgttgtttgaagTATATACATTCAAATCTACTCCTTGACCAACGTGTGTTCTTCCAAATTCCTGCTTGTTTTGTCCTTGCTCTTTGTTTGTCTTTGAATTTAAACTTCTGGAGCAGAAGTTGTACACTGTAAACCAAAAGGTTCCAGCCAAAGTCCACTTGGTTTATCTTGTATGTGTTCAAGGTAGAGACAGAAACAGAGGTCCAAACTAAACAGATGGAAGACGACACGTTAGCCAGAACCCCCTCTCCTATTAAACTACAAAGAGCCTACTGTGGGTTGTGTGCTGATTGGGTGATAATTGTTAGGTCTGGAACAAGGATGACATCTCTGAGGACACGCTGACATGAACATTCACatttacaagaagaagaaaaaaccttgACAATGACCTGCAGCAATAAACAatgaaaagtttttaaaaaactacaTTTTCCTCACAAGATAATGTCCAAAAAGAGGGAAACGAAACAGAGTAAGCTCAGAGAATGAGGTGGGGGGGGATAGGTGAAGAGACTCACAGAGCAGCCAGCTTTTCCTGGTGATTTACTGAAGGTTGTGACTATCAAGCACAGGCTATTTTTCTCtccgtttcttctttttttccctctcaacTCCGCCGCTCCCTTACTCGTTCTCTCCATCTCAGTGCATGACTTGGCTGGTGCAGCGGAGGCCCGGCTCAATTGTGCAATTTCATACATGTTTACTTTACTGGCATCTTTCTGAGCATATTTTCCCCCCGAACATTTCCCCTCACATTATTCTGCATTTCCTCTACAACGACATGCTGCCTTTAATCTCCCTTTGTAAGCATTTTCTTGGCTTGAGGATCAGAATTTAATAATGATGTCAGACCCTTTTTCTTATTTGGCCCGTCATCTCCTGTATTTTAACACATGCCACAAAGTTCTTTTTGGAAATTGATCAGGgcttaaagaaaaagaaagtagcTCCTCACATAAACATTTAGACAACTGTCTTTTTCAGCATGAAAAACAGCTGGAAGTGAGTGGATcatgggagaggagggaggcagcGGGCGCTGTGGGTCAACGGTTTGTGTGGAGTGTAAAAGAGagaagggacagagagaggtgaGGAAGGGAAGTTGTGCTCCGAGGTAACAAGGCCAGTGGATAAGCGTGGCCAAGCCCTgcacagggaggaagaggaggaaagcaaAAGAGAGCTAAGTGCCAGGGGAAAGGCCGTTGTGGGACTTCTAGGGGATCATAAGAGtaataaaaaaatcacaatacAATGATTTTTCCAGAAAAGTGCAGTTTGGGGAAATAAATCGAAAGCAGCTGCTTGTAATAAAGACTTTTGAAAGTGTCAAATCTCTCTCTTGTACTTCACCCTGCTCCACTGTGGGAACGGCGTTCAGACATGTAGATATGTAGATGGACAGGTGCACTATGTGGACACATCagaacacctacacacacacacaaacatacaaacacacatacaaacacacaggctTACACACAATTTATTGCAGAATCACTAACCCATGTTATATTGAAGGCACGATTGTGTTGGCTGACTTAAGTAAGAGTCAGTTTTTGATTTGAACACCAAAATAAGGcttgaatattaatataatttggCTCTatcttacattttaaatgaatcctCATAAAAAGAAGTATGTACACTGGACAATAGTGGCACGTCCGCGCTGTGCTCTCATGCCATATTAGCCACATAgagaaataataacaataaggaAAAGTCAAAGTTGGTCACAAGCTTAGCTCGAAAATGCAACCCGTGGAAAATACAAAGATCGTCGCTGAGTTTTGCTTTGAGCATCTGTGATGTCTGCTAAATGCTTCAGTCCTTTAGGCACACATCgtgaaatataataaatgtcaaACAACTATGATTGCAGATCGGGATTATACAGCCTGTCAGAGTCACATAGTGACCTCGGCCCGCTGCCGCTGGTAGAAAGCTTAAAGGCATACTTTGAATGTTTCAACAATTAACCTAAACCCTTTTTTGGTCTGCACGGGGCCATTGGAAGTCATCCAGGCTTTTACTTCTATACTGTATAAAAGTCACGGGTCTAGGATGGTTGCAACATCATTAGAGAGAAATCGAGtggtttaaataataaaatgttggtGGTTTGTCTTGATGCACTCATTTATATTTGCATTCATTAATTTGTTGAATATCAATTATTGTAACTAATAAATAGTTTGAAATGCttcatttaatttcttttaaaacaTCTTCATCAAAACCACTTTTGGGGAAGTTTTCTGGGTTGTTGtgtcaaataaataacaataataatgggATATGGCATAAAACCCAAAGGGGCGGGTGGCAACACCAGCAAATTGAAACAACCACAGAGCACTACAAATTctgccattttttaaattgtgatttGGATTATAGTTTCAATATTGATCAACCCtgcctaaatatatatttatctatataaatattttttaaatatcttaacGTATTCCTGTGACCAAAAGGATGCCAAACCATGTTATTCTTAAAATCCTCAAGTTGTAACTAAATGTCTGCTTCGCCGTGCGGCCCTTGAAAACTCATGATGTCGTATCAGCGTGACACTGAGCAAACGGTCTATTCCCAACGAGCAAAGAGGGGAAGGAAAAGAGAAGATACAGTCTCCTTGTTTTCTGAATGGAGGGTTTCAGAAGTATGAACAGGCTTTCATACTGAGACAATGGCTCGGATCCACCCTGCTGCGCTCTccctgctcctctccctccccattCTCCGTCTCTCTATCTGCCTCTGAGCAGAAACACACGGCACATCCtgctcaacacaacacacaagccAAAGgttcacttcctgctcctcaGCTCTTCTCCTTCACATCGACCCTATTCCCAGGACGTGCATTAACAGCCCTCCGTACGCTCAAATGGCATcgggacatacaaacagacaagcAAACGCTTCCCCTCTCGACAGATACGCAGCCCCTCCGTCTGTCATACACATTAATGCAATTGGGCACATTTCAAACAGTGCACATCCTACAGAAATGTTCAGCCATTATCTTGTTCTTCCCTCCTGCAGAGATTTGGAGTGGCTGTGGAAACTTTTCATGTTATGGAATGGAAAAAGAGGATGCCCACTTTCATTCAAACGAGTGAACGAGAAGGAGTGAGAGGACAGAAATTCCCACGACTGACACTTCCTTCTCCCCCAACATTGTTTGCACGTATGCACAAGCTGGCTGTTTTATCGAAGCTATCCtttctatttatttgtaaaagagctaaaaaataatttaaaaattggAAGAATGATCCGAAACAAGGGGAcatcttgtgtgtttgtgtgcatgtgcagcCTCAGTCTCACTCCCATCATTCAAAGTTCACTCACCTCTGGAGAAAAAGGGTCACACAATTTGAAGCTAGTTTTCATACTGCTTGTCTTTTTAGCACTGGGAATACATTAAGTCTTTTGGAGACATTTCAAAGCACAACACTTGTCACCCAGACCTTGTATGTGTGGTTGAAACCAAAGATTGACGCTCACTAAAGAACGATTCAGAAATTCACAAGCAGCCAGTTAAGATACAACCAAAATGACTTTGCCTTATGTTTTCGTAATGGAATTGGTCAAGCCGACACAAGCCTCTTTGAGGACAACATAATAGAAAATGTATACCGCATAGTAAAAATTCAAACAAACGTTAATATCACATGTTATCTCTCCACCATAAAACTGTAACAAGAAATGTATAAACACAGAAATAACCACAGGTTTAACACAGGACAACTGCCctgttaatataaaaaataaaataaaaactgtgtgtgtgtgcaagtgtgtctgtgtaattGTGTGTTTTGATAATTGGAAGGTGTAGTAAAGCTTAGCGTCCCCACGCTGGGTTCAGTCCTGAGGTAAGCACCAGTTTCACGTGCGCTATTTTCAGTTCAaaccaaaataaagaaaagtaagtgacagaaaaaaacatgtttgataTGATCATATGCTACAGAAAAGAGAAGCCCTTAAATTattgttacattttgttttcaaaatcGCAAAAACCAGGCACATtgtctctgtttttttatttatttttaagcctTTAAGATTCACCACGTCTATCACAGTGTATATTTATGGCTTTAGTCTTCACATTCACCCGCTGAGGTTCGCATTGGTACTATAGTGGTCAGACATTGTTTATCTGAATCAAGGACCAGTAGAAAAGGCCAGCATGTTCTTtggaataaacattttaaagacgACAAATACGCCGTCAACCCGCAACCTTTAAGTGCTCTTTTGTTTTCAAGCTGGAGGAACTGCTGGGCAGCCAACACAGAAATATGTCATTCTTTGTTTCCCCGCTTAATACCAGCGGGGAAGGGAGACCGGTCCGGGAGACATTTGCTCGGCTCGGATATTATGTTAATAAATGGATAAGAGACGTAAAAGGGGTAAGATGGCAGGCATGAAATGGGACATCATGCCGGCGAGCAGTGGAATTTGTCCAGGAGAAAGTGAAATTTCACAGAGATTACTGAGGCACAGCAGCTGGGATGTGTTGTTCACCCGCTGACTTCCAGGGAAGACCCACAAACCCcttcttatgttcatatcaCAGACAGATTAGCAGCTcactatgtgtgagtgtgtgtgtttgtggtgagaCGGGGgggtgaatgtatgtgtgtgctgagTGTAGTGGAGCGCATTTCAGGCTAAGGCACTCACGTTGGCCTGTCAACAGTAGCAGGGGTCCCAGACAACAGACTACAGGGGATGGAGGTCAAACGAGAGGTCGGACAGCGGAACAGCGTCCGACTACTGCTGCCACACGGTGAATCAATGTGCTGCTGTGGATCGTAATTGCTCCTGACTGACAGATATCTGTGCAATTAATTCTGTTCAATCCTTTCTGAACGGCTGCATCGGTAATTGCAAATATTACACCATGTCAGAGGCAAAGCCCAAGCTTCGTCTACACGACGAGATGAAGCTACGCTCATCATGAACAGGGATTAGTGTGTCATCAGTTGGGTATTTGCAATCATGTCCCAGTTATGAGATCACAGGGCTGTGCTTTCTGCATCTCAATAACAACTGAAAGCTAAGGGATGTGAATCAAAATACAAAGGAAGCTTGAGCTCAAAAGGGGTTACATGTTAACACAGGTGTAAGGCTGATTACGCTACTATTACTGTCACAAAGTTGGACCCTTTATCCACAAAACATAAGTGGGGGAGtggtttactttttaaaatgtggagaaaataaaacagaGATTTAAAGCGAGATCCTGATGCAATTGCTCTTATCGTTTCGTCACTTCCTTGCAACTTGGGAAGCATGAACATGATTTGGAGAAGCTGGAGAGTAAGATACATGAATTGTCCAGTACcccaaaaacagaagaaaaaaagaaaaaaatatacatcCACCCATTACGTTAAAGTCCAAAGGAGTTGGCTTATTCATTTGGTAAAAGTTTTGCTCAGGTCTGGACCGAAACCCTGAATCGTGTCCTtatgtgctttttcaaatgttGTACAAAGATAATACTTATTAGTACACAGGTTTAGGGTCAGATTGCAACGTTTCCTTGCAACAGTTTCTCTTTGGATTTCACtacaatagaaaaataaataaaacaatttcaTTTTGGTTTTCAATTCGTCACTTTGGCTCAATGGCTGTACTTTCTCAATGTTCTTTTTGCATAcgctgtacatacatacatactgtacgTGTTTCAGGAAGTGTCTCTTGGGCACGGAATAGCACAAAGGTCCTTTAAGATACATTAGATGCATAGAAAGGCACTTACAGTCCACACATGTTGGTGAACAGACCAATTCCTCTTGGCCTGAGTCTGAGGTGCAGTGGAGATATCGAGTTGAGGTGAATGGCTTTAGAATACTGCAAGTTGTGTGTGCACCACAGACCTATTGGTGAATGCCATGTATACAGGTCTTGTGGTCTTAGCTGGGTGAGTAGCGGTCGATGATGCGGGCGTCGGAGAGGGCCTGTTGGGCAGGGTGAAGAGGTTGGCCCAGGATGTCCATCTTGTCGTGGGAGATACCCAGGTGCTCTGAGGCCAATTTGGACAGTGGGTAGAggctttccatgacctttgcaTCGGCAACAAGTTGCTGCTGGGCTTGGATGAGAAGCTCATTGGCCTTCTCCTGCTTCAGCCCCAGGTGCTCTGCTGCATATTTACTCAGCGGATAGATGCCCTCAGCAAAGTCCAGCTTCAACTTCCCATCTGTGGTCAGGCCCCCTGCACTCCCTCCACTGCTGTGCATCTTCATGTGGCTGATGAGGTTGCGCTGCTGCGCGAACTTTCCCCCGCACACCTGACACTCATAGGGCTTCTCCCCGGAGTGGATGCGCATGTGCTCGGTGAGGCGGTACTGGCGAGTGAAGCGCATGCCACAGGAGTCGCACGCAAAGGGTTTAAGGCCCAGGTGGCTGCGCATGTGGCGGGTCATGGTGCCCCGCTGCGTGAACTTCTTGCCACAGATGCTGCAGGGGTAAGGCCGGGTCAGCCAGTGGGTCTTCTCATGCTGCCGCAAAGTGGCTGGGTCTTTGTAGGACTTCTCGCAGGAGGAACAGCGGTAGGGTCGCATCATCTCCCCGATGCCCCCTGAACCCAGCCCCTGGCTGGACTTGGTCTCCAGGTGGGACAGACTGTTCAAACTGTTGCTGATGTTCAGGCTCCCGTAACCGTTGgtattgctgcttatgtttCTGGTGCTGCTGTTATTGCTGTTCCCCATCTCCCCACCAGAGTTGCCATACAGCTCTTCTTCTGTGTGCGTCTCCACATGTGCATTGAGCTGCTCTGAGCTCGGGAAGCCTTTGTCACAGGGGATGCAGACGTAGAGATTGTCCCCGAAGCTCTCCGGCTCATACGGCATGTGGAACCTCCCCATTGGTCCAGAAGGGGACGGGCGGCCTTCACTActgcctgtctcctctgtgcCTGACCCGCTCTTGTCGTCTgctccttcactctcctcccCGGCCTTGTGGTGGTTATGATGATGGTGTCCATTTTCACCgctttcctcctcatcctcatcctcatcttcatcctcagctGTGTATGATAGTGGC comes from Pseudoliparis swirei isolate HS2019 ecotype Mariana Trench chromosome 20, NWPU_hadal_v1, whole genome shotgun sequence and encodes:
- the hic1 gene encoding hypermethylated in cancer 1 protein isoform X3, which encodes MLGAMEVPSHARDLLLQLNSQRTKGFLCDVIIVVQNALFRAHKNILAASSLYLKSLVVHDNLINLDHEMVSPGVFRVILDYIYTGRLSEGDPTSPTEPNLGAVLAAASYLQLLDLVAVCKKKLKRNGKYPPRPGPAFLPYPKLGPNSMGLGSGGRYRISTPVIQSCPPGGILNSHITRASPLEELVPHRLAIHAGELYAPTSMQGSQVFPSLQPALPAQLGRSAHPERNCSPNYGLDLSKKSPNSQSQHTPSRSHLANTHNDEERNGTLSGRVSPMQGTNGRAFPSEKMESTDHASSRTPPHFPHLNQPLGPHLPHLHHSGSQARDRYPCPPSPDTPTEAGEARRDMGNIYRWVKHEPLSYTAEDEDEDEDEEESGENGHHHHNHHKAGEESEGADDKSGSGTEETGSSEGRPSPSGPMGRFHMPYEPESFGDNLYVCIPCDKGFPSSEQLNAHVETHTEEELYGNSGGEMGNSNNSSTRNISSNTNGYGSLNISNSLNSLSHLETKSSQGLGSGGIGEMMRPYRCSSCEKSYKDPATLRQHEKTHWLTRPYPCSICGKKFTQRGTMTRHMRSHLGLKPFACDSCGMRFTRQYRLTEHMRIHSGEKPYECQVCGGKFAQQRNLISHMKMHSSGGSAGGLTTDGKLKLDFAEGIYPLSKYAAEHLGLKQEKANELLIQAQQQLVADAKVMESLYPLSKLASEHLGISHDKMDILGQPLHPAQQALSDARIIDRYSPS
- the hic1 gene encoding hypermethylated in cancer 1 protein isoform X2 codes for the protein MIIKGDLDRMAEDIGHAGGGLKTMLGAMEVPSHARDLLLQLNSQRTKGFLCDVIIVVQNALFRAHKNILAASSLYLKSLVVHDNLINLDHEMVSPGVFRVILDYIYTGRLSEGDPTSPTEPNLGAVLAAASYLQLLDLVAVCKKKLKRNGKYPPRPGPAFLPYPKLGPNSMGLGSGGRYRISTPVIQSCPPGGILNSHITRASPLEELVPHRLAIHAGELYAPTSMQGSQVFPSLQPALPAQLGRSAHPERNCSPNYGLDLSKKSPNSQSQHTPSRSHLANTHNDEERNGTLSGRVSPMQGTNGRAFPSEKMESTDHASSRTPPHFPHLNQPLGPHLPHLHHSGSQARDRYPCPPSPDTPTEAGEARRDMGNIYRWVKHEPLSYTAEDEDEDEDEEESGENGHHHHNHHKAGEESEGADDKSGSGTEETGSSEGRPSPSGPMGRFHMPYEPESFGDNLYVCIPCDKGFPSSEQLNAHVETHTEEELYGNSGGEMGNSNNSSTRNISSNTNGYGSLNISNSLNSLSHLETKSSQGLGSGGIGEMMRPYRCSSCEKSYKDPATLRQHEKTHWLTRPYPCSICGKKFTQRGTMTRHMRSHLGLKPFACDSCGMRFTRQYRLTEHMRIHSGEKPYECQVCGGKFAQQRNLISHMKMHSSGGSAGGLTTDGKLKLDFAEGIYPLSKYAAEHLGLKQEKANELLIQAQQQLVADAKVMESLYPLSKLASEHLGISHDKMDILGQPLHPAQQALSDARIIDRYSPS